A region of Dictyostelium discoideum AX4 chromosome 1 chromosome, whole genome shotgun sequence DNA encodes the following proteins:
- a CDS encoding regulator of chromosome condensation domain-containing protein (Similar to RCC1), whose protein sequence is MQSILKNIHQTSTSTTLKICSRNFILNNYNKNNYNLFNYNNYNNNSNLTIKRTFFSKLFGKKDNDENSGIPKKKKVTLGSAIKGGKIEKLQNGFNWSNLKNNDDIKTAIYSIGVNSQGQLGLGDWKSESTLVFNEQFIEYSVKSLKSTFLHSCAFTNDNDMLTWGANFNLQIGHKYGSNTSIFPNFVESSPYSVRVTNFSKSDVIGGSIGGWSSFAITKDQITKQNSIYSWGNNQHGQLGIGTLLNIQTPNKILFKDDDNNSNDNQNNNQNKYNSNNIKKISNGLYHTLFLFNNGKMLSCGKSDDGQLGISFSNNNNNNNTATTKTPDIKLPVPSNLLDKFKMVDIEAGYFHSIGLTENGDIYQWGRGKLRYLDGNDLQLSPFSQMNDYDNNNNNNKKLNNIIYKINGIPINEKVIQIGAADNLSMALTDNGKLYKWSSINENENENENDNDNDNSITAELVEFPEFNNEKINKFSLSNTHAAVAFNESPNEICVWSLRDDFTLEKKLSKSMFATILPTTDSNNNNNNNNNNNNNNNNNNNNSNIKRFTLPTDHKVTDISVGTHFLILLANKIK, encoded by the exons ATgcaatcaattttaaagaatatcCATCAAACATCTACTTCTACTACTCTTAAAATTTGTAGtagaaattttatattaaataattataataaaaataactataatttatttaattacaataattataataataattcgaatttaacaataaaaagaacttttttttcaaaattatttggtaaaaaagataatgatgaaaatagtggtatcccaaaaaaaaagaaagttaCATTAGGTAGTGCAATTAAAGGTggaaaaattgaaaaattacaaaatggATTCAATTGgagtaatttaaaaaataatgatgatattaaaactGCAATCTACTCTATTGGTGTTAATAGTCAAGGTCAATTAGGTTTAGGTGATTGGAAATCTGAATCAACATTAGTATTTAATGAACAATTTATAGAATATTCtgtaaaatctttaaaatcaacATTTTTACACTCATGTGCATTTACaa atgataatgatatgtTAACATGGGGtgcaaattttaatttacaaattggaCATAAATATGGATCAAATACAAGtatatttccaaattttGTAGAGAGTTCACCATATTCAGTAAGAGTTACAAACTTTTCAAAATCAGATGTTATTGGTGGTTCAATTGGTGGTTGGTCAAGTTTTGCAATCACCAAAGATCAAATTACAAaacaaaattcaatttatagTTGGGGTAATAATCAACATGGTCAATTAGGTATTGgaactttattaaatattcaaactccaaataaaattttatttaaagatgatgataataattcaaatgataatcaaaataataatcaaaataaatataatagtaataatattaaaaagataTCAAATGGATTATATCatacattatttttatttaataatggtaaaatgTTATCATGTGGTAAATCAGATGATGGACAATTAGgtatatcattttcaaataataataataataataatacagcaacaacaaaaacaccAGATATAAAATTACCAGTACCTTCAAATTTacttgataaatttaaaatggtTGATATTGAAGCTGGTTATTTTCATTCAATTGGGTTGACTGAAAATGGTGACATTTATCAATGGGGCAGAGGTAAATTACGATATTTAGATGGTAACGATTTACAattatcaccattttcaCAAATGAAtgattatgataataataataataataataaaaaattaaataatataatttataaaattaatggtattccaattaatgaaaaagtaATTCAAATCGGTGCTGCTGATAATTTGTCAATGGCTTTAACtgataatggtaaattatataaatggtcatcaataaatgaaaatgaaaatgaaaatgaaaatgataatgataatgataatagtattaCAGCAGAATTAGTTGAATTCCCAGagtttaataatgaaaaaataaataaattctcTTTATCAAATACACATGCTGCTGTGGCATTTAATGAATCACCAAATGAAATTTGTGTATGGTCACTTAGAGATGATTTCACATTAGAGAAGAAACTTAGTAAATCAATGTTTGCAACAATATTACCAACTACTGattccaataataataataataataataataataataataataataataataataataataataatagtaatataaaaA